One Mauremys mutica isolate MM-2020 ecotype Southern chromosome 9, ASM2049712v1, whole genome shotgun sequence DNA segment encodes these proteins:
- the LOC123377073 gene encoding phospholipid scramblase 2-like, producing MAALRSQPSPFGHLTRERHIQALARSLRKEDGSPGLQAGGTSPSWEGTSRANQAQEPAFGSSQGSPEPAGRVGADAPSSAEDLGHQLKGWRRPGSERGGSAGEEATESPLPRLGWRGRRTRRRSPEQSLQRVQEDDDVPPLGLQVLAGVSQLRITARAGLRGFAGDPGRTYVVGTAPAKGLLVAIEETSRLCLHLCGPGRSCHIRLRDPQGQDVLWLRRPFGAGASCLGCCRTEMRVFTAGDQLVGSVRQRWGILAHRWDLRDPHGAATMRVRGSCTASRCSSNQEFQVTSRAGSPVAVIWKRWPGFNEDRNMDHEFFGVDISAKLGAEDTALLLAAAFLLNFMFFEMS from the exons ATGGCCGCACTCCGCTCCCAGCCGTCTCCCTTCGGGCACCTGACGCGGGAGAGGCACATCCAAGCGCTGGCGAGGTCCTTGAGGAAGGAGGACGGGTCTCCAGGCCTCCAGGCCGGGGGGACATCCCCCAGCTGGGAAGGCACAAGCCGGGCTAACCAGGCTCAAGAGCCGGCCTTTGGGAGCAGCCAGGGGAGCCCGGAGCCAGCTGGGCGGGTTGGAGCCGATGCCCCTTCGAGTGCCGAGGACCTTGGCCACCAACTCAAGGGCTGGAGACGGCCGGGAAGCGAGCGGGGTGGGAGTGCCGGGGAGGAAGCCACCGAGTCACCTCTGCCGCGGCTGGGCTGGCGGGGCAGGCGAACCCGCAGACGGAGCCCGGAGCAGAGCTTGCAGCGGGTTCAGGAGGACGACGACGTTCCCCCGCTCGGGCTGCAGGTGCTGGCCGGCGTCTCCCAGCTGCGCATCACCGCCCGAGCTGGGCTCCGCG GGTTCGCCGGGGACCCAGGGAGAACGTACGTGGTGGGCACCGCGCCGGCAAAGGGGCTGCTGGTAGCTATCGAAG AAACCAGCCGCTTGTGCCTGCACCTGTGTGGCCCTGGCCGCTCCTGCCACATCCGTCTCCGGGACCCGCAAGGCCAGGACGTCCTGTGGCTCCGACGGCCCTTCGGGGCGGGCGCCAGCTGCCTGGGCTGCTGCCGGACGGAGATGCGGGTGTTCACCGCCGGTGACCAGCTCGTAGGCAGCGTGCGGCAGAG GTGGGGCATCCTTGCCCATCGCTGGGACCTGCGTGACCCCCACGGCGCAGCCACCATGAGGGTCCGAGGCTCCTGCACAGCCAGCCGCTGCTCCTCCAACCAGGAGTTCCAG GTCACCTCCCGCGCCGGCAGCCCCGTGGCAGTGATCTGGAAGAGGTGGCCGGGTTTCAATGAAGACCGGAACATGGACCATGAGTTCTTTGGGGTGGACA TTTCAGCAAAGCTGGGGGCCGAGGACACCGCTCTCCTGCTGGCAGCAGCCTTCCTCCTG aactTCATGTTCTTCGAGATGAGCTGA